A single genomic interval of Mycobacterium sp. DL592 harbors:
- a CDS encoding amino acid ABC transporter ATP-binding protein translates to MTEPMVRAERVCKDFGALSVLKGVTLTVDRGQVLVLVGPSGSGKSTFLRCINHLETVTAGRLYVDGDLVGYRERGDKLLEMSPRDAAKQRRDIGMVFQHFNLFPHRTAVDNIIEAPIHVKKVKKSAAIERARDLLNQVGLSDKADAYPAQLSGGQQQRVAIARALAMDPKLMLFDEPTSALDPELVGEVLSVMKKLASEGMTMVVVTHEMGFAREVADQLVFMDGGVIVESGAPREVLSNPQHDRTKLFLSKVM, encoded by the coding sequence ATGACAGAGCCGATGGTGCGCGCCGAGCGCGTGTGCAAGGACTTCGGGGCGCTGTCGGTCCTCAAGGGTGTGACCCTGACGGTCGACCGCGGCCAGGTGTTGGTACTCGTCGGGCCGTCGGGCTCCGGCAAGTCGACGTTCCTGCGGTGTATCAATCATCTGGAGACGGTCACGGCCGGCCGGCTCTACGTCGACGGCGATCTGGTGGGATACCGGGAACGTGGGGACAAGCTCCTCGAGATGTCGCCGCGGGATGCCGCCAAACAGCGCCGTGACATCGGGATGGTGTTCCAGCACTTCAACTTGTTTCCACATCGCACCGCAGTGGACAACATCATCGAGGCGCCGATCCACGTCAAGAAGGTCAAGAAGTCCGCAGCTATCGAGCGGGCCCGCGACCTGCTCAACCAGGTGGGCCTGTCGGACAAGGCCGACGCCTACCCGGCGCAGTTGTCCGGTGGTCAGCAGCAGCGCGTCGCCATCGCCCGTGCGCTGGCGATGGATCCCAAGCTGATGCTGTTCGACGAGCCGACCTCGGCGCTGGACCCTGAGCTCGTCGGCGAAGTGCTGAGCGTCATGAAAAAGCTTGCCAGCGAAGGTATGACGATGGTGGTCGTGACCCATGAGATGGGCTTTGCCCGTGAGGTCGCCGATCAGTTGGTGTTCATGGACGGCGGCGTCATCGTCGAGAGCGGCGCGCCCCGGGAAGTGCTGAGCAACCCGCAACACGATCGCACCAAGTTGTTCCTGTCCAAGGTGATGTAG
- the cydB gene encoding cytochrome d ubiquinol oxidase subunit II has translation MSLQQFWFGIVAVLFLGFFVLEGFDFGVGMLMEWLGRAGKGDIESHRRAVLNTIGPVWDGNEVWLITAGGAMFAAFPNWYATVFSSLYLPLLVILLAMIARIVAIEWRGKINDPRWRSWCDIGIAVGSWLPAILWGVAFAVLVSGLPVGPDKNVTGLTFTDVVNPYTLSGGLATCALFLFHGAVFLALKTGGDVRHDAVRLARKLSVPTSALVAGFGLWTQLAHGKSWTWALVALAVVAQLAAVAAVGAGREGWAFLSTTIVVAAVVVLLFGCLYPNLVPSTIDPAYSITIVNGSSSPYTLKVMTWAAVIFTPLVLLYQGWTYWVFRKRIFAEAIPPSIGLPLRRVP, from the coding sequence ATGAGCCTGCAGCAATTCTGGTTCGGCATCGTGGCGGTGCTGTTCCTGGGCTTCTTCGTCCTGGAGGGCTTCGACTTCGGTGTCGGGATGCTCATGGAGTGGCTCGGCCGAGCCGGCAAGGGAGACATCGAATCTCACCGCAGGGCCGTGCTGAACACGATCGGCCCGGTATGGGACGGCAACGAGGTCTGGCTGATCACCGCCGGCGGTGCCATGTTCGCGGCATTCCCGAACTGGTATGCCACCGTATTCTCCAGCCTCTACCTGCCGCTGCTGGTCATCCTGCTGGCGATGATCGCCCGCATCGTGGCGATCGAATGGCGCGGCAAGATCAACGATCCCCGGTGGCGGAGCTGGTGCGATATCGGCATCGCCGTGGGCTCCTGGCTACCGGCCATCCTGTGGGGAGTCGCGTTCGCCGTCCTGGTCAGCGGACTGCCCGTCGGCCCCGACAAGAACGTCACCGGACTGACGTTCACCGACGTGGTCAATCCGTACACCCTGTCGGGCGGCCTGGCCACCTGCGCACTGTTCCTGTTCCACGGCGCGGTGTTCCTGGCGCTCAAGACCGGCGGCGACGTCCGTCACGATGCCGTGCGGCTGGCACGCAAGCTCAGCGTTCCGACCTCGGCCCTGGTCGCCGGATTCGGCCTGTGGACACAACTGGCACACGGGAAGTCGTGGACGTGGGCGCTGGTCGCACTCGCCGTCGTCGCCCAGTTGGCAGCAGTGGCCGCCGTCGGTGCCGGCCGTGAAGGATGGGCGTTCCTGTCGACCACCATCGTGGTCGCAGCGGTCGTGGTCCTGCTGTTCGGCTGCCTCTACCCCAACCTGGTGCCGTCGACGATCGACCCGGCCTACAGCATCACCATCGTCAACGGTTCGTCGAGTCCGTACACCTTGAAGGTGATGACCTGGGCTGCAGTGATTTTCACTCCGCTCGTGCTGCTCTACCAGGGCTGGACCTACTGGGTGTTCCGGAAACGGATCTTCGCCGAGGCGATCCCGCCGTCCATCGGGCTGCCGCTGAGGCGGGTGCCCTGA
- a CDS encoding amino acid ABC transporter permease, producing the protein MTNVDASAPPAINAIPLRHPWRWVGAGVIIVLLGLFLYGAATNPAYGWSTYREYLFNDRILLGVFNTLQLTVYAMALGVVLGVILSVMRLSPNPVFRTVSWVFLWVFRGTPVYVQLVFWGLIPTIYQNIQLGIPFGPTFFHLNVQSLSIPFLLAIIGLGLNEAAYMAEIIRAGITSVPEGQSEASTALGMSWGMTMRRTVLPQAMRVIIPPTGNELISMLKTTSLVTAVPYSYDLYSIASREIAARTFEPVPLLLVAASWYLIVTSILMVGQFYLERYFSRGISRRLTSKQLEALAKAQTGTEAGHV; encoded by the coding sequence ATGACGAACGTTGACGCGTCCGCCCCACCCGCAATCAACGCCATTCCTCTGCGGCATCCGTGGCGGTGGGTGGGGGCGGGCGTCATCATCGTCCTCTTGGGGCTGTTCCTCTACGGCGCAGCCACCAACCCGGCCTACGGGTGGTCGACGTACCGGGAATACCTGTTCAACGACCGGATCCTGCTGGGTGTCTTCAACACGTTGCAGCTCACCGTCTACGCGATGGCGCTCGGTGTCGTCCTGGGCGTGATCCTGTCGGTGATGCGACTGTCGCCCAACCCGGTGTTCCGGACGGTGTCATGGGTGTTCCTGTGGGTCTTCCGTGGCACACCGGTGTACGTGCAGCTGGTGTTCTGGGGCCTGATCCCGACGATCTACCAGAACATCCAGCTGGGGATCCCGTTCGGGCCGACCTTCTTTCACCTCAACGTGCAGAGTCTGTCGATCCCGTTCCTGCTGGCGATCATCGGCCTGGGCCTCAATGAAGCGGCCTACATGGCCGAGATCATCCGGGCGGGGATCACGTCGGTGCCGGAGGGTCAGTCGGAGGCATCGACGGCGCTCGGCATGTCGTGGGGAATGACCATGCGCCGCACCGTGCTTCCGCAGGCGATGCGGGTCATCATCCCGCCGACAGGCAACGAGCTCATCAGCATGCTGAAAACGACGTCGCTGGTCACCGCCGTGCCGTACTCCTACGACCTGTACAGCATCGCCTCCCGTGAAATCGCCGCCCGCACATTCGAACCCGTGCCTCTGCTGCTGGTGGCGGCATCCTGGTACCTGATCGTCACCAGCATTCTGATGGTCGGGCAGTTCTACCTGGAGAGGTACTTCTCCCGTGGTATCTCGCGGCGGTTGACCTCGAAACAGCTGGAGGCGCTGGCCAAGGCGCAGACCGGCACGGAGGCAGGACACGTATGA
- a CDS encoding ABC transporter substrate-binding protein: MVAVAGSLALSGCSSKTEPSAGPTESTTAVKAAKVDEIAATLPDDIKKSGKLVVGVNIPYAPNEFKDSSGKIVGFDVDLMNAIASTLGLTVDYRESDFAKIIPSIQQGTYNVGMSSFTDTKERQASVDFVDYFNAGILWAQRPGSPIDPNNACGKKVAVQATTTEETDELPGKSKKCTDEGKPPIEILKFDGQDAATNAVVLGQADAMSADSPVTAYAIKQSKGKLEAAGEIFEAAPYGWPVAKGSPLAQSLLKALEHLIETGDYKAIASNWGVEQGAIAKPVINGATS, from the coding sequence GTGGTCGCAGTCGCGGGTTCTCTGGCTCTGTCCGGCTGCAGCAGCAAGACCGAGCCCAGCGCCGGACCGACGGAGTCCACGACTGCCGTCAAGGCCGCCAAGGTCGACGAGATCGCGGCGACTCTGCCTGACGACATCAAGAAGTCGGGCAAGCTCGTCGTCGGCGTGAACATCCCCTATGCGCCCAACGAGTTCAAGGATTCCAGCGGCAAGATCGTCGGCTTCGACGTCGATCTGATGAACGCCATCGCGTCCACCCTGGGCCTGACCGTCGACTACCGCGAATCCGACTTCGCCAAGATCATCCCGTCCATCCAGCAGGGCACCTACAACGTGGGCATGTCGTCGTTCACCGACACCAAGGAACGCCAGGCGTCGGTCGACTTCGTCGACTACTTCAACGCCGGCATCCTCTGGGCGCAGCGCCCCGGCTCGCCGATCGACCCGAACAACGCCTGCGGCAAGAAGGTGGCGGTGCAGGCCACCACCACCGAGGAGACCGACGAACTTCCCGGCAAGAGCAAGAAGTGCACCGACGAAGGCAAGCCGCCGATCGAGATCCTCAAGTTCGACGGCCAGGACGCCGCCACCAACGCGGTGGTGCTGGGCCAGGCCGACGCGATGTCGGCTGACTCGCCGGTGACCGCCTATGCCATCAAGCAGAGCAAGGGCAAGCTCGAGGCCGCAGGTGAGATCTTCGAAGCAGCGCCGTACGGCTGGCCCGTCGCGAAGGGCTCACCGCTGGCACAGTCGTTGCTGAAGGCTCTCGAGCACCTGATCGAGACCGGCGACTACAAAGCGATCGCCAGCAACTGGGGCGTTGAGCAAGGCGCGATCGCGAAGCCGGTCATCAACGGGGCGACCAGCTGA
- a CDS encoding cytochrome ubiquinol oxidase subunit I codes for MGALDVSRWQFGITTVYHFIFVPLTIGLAPLIAVMQSVWAVTGNSAWYRMTKFFGKIFLINFAIGVATGIVQEFQFGMNWSEYSRFVGDIFGAPLALEALVAFFLESTFIGLWIFGWNRIPKWLHLTSIWLVAFAVNLSAFFIITANSFMQHPVGARYNPVTRRAELQSITELFTNNTGVAAFWHAVAASFLTAATFVAAVCAWWMVRAKGTPDAAVLYRPGAILGAGVAIVASFGLFFTGDVQGKLMFHQQPMKMAAAESLCHTELDPKFSILTVGTHNNCDSITRVIEVPYVLPFLAEGKFSGVTLEGAKDLQQQYQQRFGPDWYVPNLFVTYWSFRAMIGLMAIPFLFAVSVLWLTRRGRVPQQRWLSRFAVWTIPTPFLASISGWVFTEMGRQPWVVAPNPDGDQLVRLTVRQGVSLHGPGLVWVSLISFTLIYAVLAVIWFYLIRRYVVAGPQEHDSEPAPPSPPGEDEVAPLSFAY; via the coding sequence ATGGGTGCTCTTGACGTTTCACGGTGGCAGTTCGGCATTACGACCGTCTACCACTTCATTTTCGTACCGCTGACGATCGGGCTGGCTCCCTTGATCGCTGTGATGCAATCCGTGTGGGCCGTCACCGGCAATTCGGCGTGGTACCGGATGACCAAGTTCTTCGGCAAGATCTTCCTGATCAACTTCGCCATCGGCGTCGCCACCGGAATCGTCCAGGAGTTCCAGTTCGGCATGAACTGGAGCGAATATTCGCGCTTTGTCGGTGACATCTTCGGCGCGCCATTGGCGTTGGAGGCCCTGGTCGCCTTCTTCCTGGAATCCACCTTTATCGGACTGTGGATCTTCGGCTGGAACAGAATCCCCAAATGGCTGCATCTGACCTCGATCTGGCTGGTCGCATTCGCGGTCAACCTGTCGGCCTTCTTCATCATCACGGCCAACTCGTTCATGCAGCATCCGGTCGGCGCCCGCTACAACCCGGTGACCCGAAGGGCGGAGCTGCAGAGCATCACCGAATTGTTCACCAACAACACCGGCGTCGCGGCGTTCTGGCATGCGGTGGCAGCGTCGTTCCTGACTGCGGCGACATTCGTTGCCGCAGTGTGCGCATGGTGGATGGTGCGCGCCAAGGGAACTCCCGATGCCGCCGTGCTCTACCGGCCCGGCGCGATCCTGGGTGCCGGGGTAGCGATCGTCGCCTCGTTCGGACTGTTCTTCACCGGCGACGTCCAGGGCAAGCTGATGTTCCATCAGCAGCCGATGAAGATGGCCGCCGCGGAATCGCTGTGCCACACCGAACTCGACCCGAAGTTCTCGATCCTGACCGTCGGGACGCACAACAACTGTGACAGCATCACCCGCGTCATCGAGGTGCCCTACGTGCTGCCGTTCCTGGCCGAGGGCAAGTTCAGCGGGGTGACGCTGGAAGGCGCCAAAGACCTTCAGCAGCAATACCAACAGCGGTTCGGCCCGGACTGGTATGTGCCCAACCTGTTCGTCACGTACTGGTCGTTCCGCGCGATGATCGGCCTGATGGCGATCCCATTCCTGTTCGCCGTGAGCGTGCTGTGGCTCACCCGCCGCGGCCGCGTGCCCCAGCAGCGCTGGTTGTCGCGCTTCGCGGTGTGGACCATCCCGACACCGTTCCTGGCCTCGATCTCCGGCTGGGTGTTCACCGAGATGGGCCGGCAGCCATGGGTAGTGGCCCCCAATCCTGATGGCGACCAACTGGTTCGGCTCACCGTGCGCCAGGGGGTGTCGCTGCACGGGCCCGGCCTGGTGTGGGTGTCGCTGATCTCGTTCACCTTGATCTACGCCGTGCTCGCGGTGATCTGGTTCTACCTGATCCGGCGCTACGTGGTGGCCGGCCCGCAGGAGCACGACTCCGAGCCCGCGCCGCCGTCGCCGCCCGGCGAAGACGAGGTAGCCCCCCTGTCGTTCGCCTACTGA
- the cydC gene encoding thiol reductant ABC exporter subunit CydC, with product MPGSDLLRTALPLLRPRLPRLLLAVTLGALSLGSALALAGVSAWLITRAWQMPPVLDLSIAVVAVRTFGISRGVLGYSERLASHDTALRAAENARSEIYRRLAYGPPEITARLHGGELLTRVGADVDTLADVLVRALVPIGVAVVLGIAATTVIALISPAAALVLAACLLIAGLLAPWLAGRAVRASEQAARRHHAGRDTAAMTALDHASELRVAGRLPAVIAEASARQRDWGAALDRAAAPAALAAAVPTAAVGTSVIGAVVIGITLAATTAPTTLAVLMLLPLSAFEATGALPGAAVALARARIAAAHVADLVPAATAATTIATPATTPHLRAVDVRAGYPGGPEPPSLTIDLPPGTRLAITGRSGVGKTALLMTLAGILPPRSGEVTIDGTATGTMTESQLRSAVCFFAEDAHLFATTVRDNMLVARGDCTDQELMHALGVVGLGDWLAGLTDGLNTVLLGGAAAVSAGQRRRLLLARVLLCPAPVVLLDEPTEHLDAADAHRVLAALLSTRNGLISASRTVVVATHQLGDDITCPRLSVSNDG from the coding sequence ATGCCCGGCTCTGACCTGCTGCGGACAGCGCTGCCCCTGCTACGTCCGCGGCTGCCACGACTGCTACTGGCCGTCACACTCGGCGCCCTGTCCCTGGGCAGCGCACTGGCCCTGGCCGGCGTCTCGGCGTGGCTGATCACCAGGGCGTGGCAGATGCCGCCGGTGCTCGACCTGTCGATCGCGGTGGTGGCGGTGCGCACGTTCGGCATCTCGCGCGGCGTCCTGGGCTACAGCGAACGGCTGGCCTCCCACGACACCGCACTGCGTGCCGCCGAGAACGCCCGCAGCGAGATCTACCGCAGGCTGGCGTACGGGCCGCCGGAGATCACCGCGCGGTTGCACGGCGGCGAACTGCTCACCAGGGTCGGCGCCGACGTCGACACCCTGGCCGATGTCCTGGTGCGCGCCCTGGTCCCGATCGGCGTGGCCGTGGTTCTGGGCATCGCGGCGACGACCGTCATCGCCCTGATCTCGCCCGCCGCGGCACTCGTGCTGGCGGCCTGCCTGCTGATCGCGGGGCTACTGGCACCCTGGCTGGCCGGCCGCGCGGTCCGCGCTTCCGAACAGGCGGCGCGCCGACACCATGCCGGCCGCGACACCGCGGCGATGACCGCGCTCGACCACGCGAGCGAACTCCGCGTCGCCGGGCGGCTGCCCGCGGTGATCGCCGAAGCATCGGCGCGCCAGCGTGATTGGGGTGCCGCGCTCGATCGCGCCGCCGCACCGGCAGCTCTGGCGGCAGCGGTACCGACCGCGGCGGTCGGGACCAGCGTGATCGGTGCGGTCGTGATCGGGATAACGCTCGCCGCGACCACCGCACCCACCACGCTGGCGGTGCTGATGTTGCTGCCGCTGTCGGCGTTCGAGGCCACCGGTGCGTTACCGGGCGCCGCGGTGGCACTGGCGCGGGCGCGCATCGCCGCGGCACACGTCGCCGACCTCGTACCCGCTGCCACCGCCGCCACCACCATCGCCACCCCGGCGACGACCCCGCACCTGCGCGCAGTGGACGTCCGGGCCGGCTACCCGGGCGGACCCGAACCGCCCAGTCTCACAATCGATCTCCCGCCCGGCACCCGGCTGGCGATCACCGGCCGAAGCGGTGTCGGCAAGACGGCACTGCTGATGACGCTGGCGGGCATACTGCCGCCGCGGAGCGGCGAGGTGACAATCGACGGTACTGCCACGGGAACCATGACGGAGTCCCAATTACGCAGCGCGGTATGCTTTTTCGCCGAGGACGCCCACCTGTTCGCCACCACGGTGCGAGACAATATGCTCGTCGCCCGGGGTGACTGCACCGACCAGGAGCTCATGCACGCCCTCGGGGTGGTCGGCCTCGGAGACTGGCTGGCCGGGCTCACCGACGGATTGAACACCGTTTTGCTCGGGGGCGCCGCGGCGGTATCGGCCGGCCAGCGGCGCCGCCTGCTGCTGGCCCGGGTGCTGCTGTGCCCCGCGCCGGTGGTGCTGCTCGATGAACCGACCGAACATCTCGACGCGGCCGACGCACACCGCGTCCTGGCCGCACTGCTCAGCACGCGCAACGGTCTGATATCAGCATCGCGCACCGTTGTGGTCGCGACACACCAGCTAGGCGACGACATCACCTGTCCGCGACTATCGGTCAGCAACGACGGGTAA
- a CDS encoding DUF4190 domain-containing protein, producing MTEPSNTPQQPAPPPYPYPYPYPSGPYQGYPPPPPQPYAGYTPPPAAPRNGLGVAALVTAIVALVSSFTVVGGVVLGIVAVIIGFAARGRVKRGEADNGGIALAGVVLGFVAIIIGLVFIVIYVNALKDTGVGDYFDCLSKAGPDKTAQRLCENEFRQSVENQFSVTLTPTP from the coding sequence ATGACTGAGCCCTCCAACACGCCTCAGCAACCGGCTCCGCCGCCGTACCCATACCCGTACCCCTACCCGAGCGGGCCATACCAGGGCTATCCCCCGCCGCCGCCACAGCCATACGCCGGTTACACGCCCCCACCCGCCGCTCCACGCAACGGGCTGGGCGTCGCGGCGCTGGTTACCGCGATCGTCGCGCTGGTGTCGTCGTTCACCGTCGTCGGCGGCGTCGTCCTGGGCATCGTGGCCGTCATCATCGGGTTCGCCGCGCGCGGGCGCGTCAAGCGGGGTGAGGCCGACAACGGCGGAATCGCCCTGGCGGGCGTGGTACTCGGATTCGTGGCCATCATCATCGGCCTGGTCTTCATCGTCATCTACGTCAACGCGTTGAAGGACACCGGTGTCGGCGACTACTTCGACTGCCTGAGCAAGGCCGGCCCGGACAAAACCGCTCAGCGGCTCTGCGAGAACGAGTTCCGCCAGTCCGTGGAGAACCAGTTCAGCGTCACCCTGACGCCGACGCCATAG
- a CDS encoding adenylate/guanylate cyclase domain-containing protein — MQRRPSARNQHWAESVSRQMRVLNIATYIAGFVTACFGVMQVVTGPGVFNIGLINLGTALVFFAIPLLQPFGEVIASLVFVFFAFASLTVVGWQVGTDSGLQFYYLVSASLAVLVLGVEHAVLASIMVAIGVGLTIASQFLVPGDTHLQPRWAVNAGFVITTVSASVLIFATVWYAMREVSRAEGAMEVEYKRSEALLANILPGSVAERLKDPAHGTIADRYDEASILFADIAGFTERASQIPAADLVRFLDRLYTTFDRLVDKHGLEKIKTTGDSYMVVSGVPEARDDHVEALARLALDMSRAVSDLRDPNGQRVPLRIGMASGPVVAGVVGARRFFYDVWGDAVNVASRMESTDPEGRIQVPENVYLRLKDEFVLEKRGEVDVKGKGIMCTWYLVASRETKSVAPETVPVT, encoded by the coding sequence ATGCAGCGCCGCCCGTCGGCCCGCAATCAGCACTGGGCCGAGTCGGTGTCCCGTCAGATGCGAGTGCTCAACATCGCGACTTATATCGCCGGCTTCGTCACGGCGTGTTTCGGGGTGATGCAGGTCGTCACCGGACCCGGGGTGTTCAACATCGGCCTGATCAACCTGGGCACCGCGCTGGTCTTCTTCGCCATCCCGTTGCTGCAGCCGTTCGGCGAGGTGATCGCCTCATTGGTGTTCGTCTTCTTCGCGTTCGCGTCGCTGACAGTGGTCGGCTGGCAAGTGGGCACCGACTCGGGTCTGCAGTTCTACTACCTGGTATCGGCGTCGCTGGCGGTTCTGGTGCTCGGCGTCGAACACGCTGTGCTCGCCTCGATCATGGTGGCAATCGGGGTCGGACTCACCATCGCCTCGCAGTTCCTGGTGCCCGGCGACACCCATCTGCAACCCCGGTGGGCCGTCAACGCCGGCTTCGTCATCACCACGGTGTCGGCGTCGGTGCTGATCTTCGCGACCGTCTGGTACGCGATGCGCGAGGTTTCCCGCGCCGAAGGCGCCATGGAAGTCGAGTACAAACGGTCTGAGGCGCTGCTGGCCAACATCCTGCCCGGCAGCGTCGCGGAACGGCTCAAGGATCCGGCGCACGGCACCATCGCCGATCGCTACGACGAGGCCTCAATCCTGTTCGCCGACATCGCCGGCTTCACCGAACGCGCGAGCCAGATTCCCGCCGCCGACCTGGTGCGCTTCCTCGACAGGCTCTACACCACCTTCGACCGCCTTGTGGACAAGCACGGCCTGGAGAAGATCAAAACCACCGGCGACTCCTACATGGTGGTCAGCGGGGTGCCGGAGGCGCGCGACGACCACGTCGAGGCGCTGGCCCGGCTGGCTCTGGACATGTCGCGCGCAGTGTCCGACCTTCGCGACCCCAACGGCCAGCGGGTGCCGCTGCGCATCGGGATGGCCTCAGGCCCGGTGGTGGCCGGTGTCGTCGGTGCGCGGCGGTTCTTCTACGACGTGTGGGGTGACGCCGTCAACGTGGCGTCCCGGATGGAATCCACCGATCCCGAAGGCCGCATCCAGGTCCCCGAGAATGTCTACCTGCGCCTCAAGGACGAGTTCGTCCTCGAGAAGCGCGGCGAGGTCGACGTCAAAGGCAAGGGCATCATGTGCACCTGGTACCTGGTCGCCAGTCGGGAGACGAAAAGCGTTGCCCCCGAGACCGTTCCGGTTACCTAG
- a CDS encoding HdeD family acid-resistance protein: MCHTAAMTTTSAPTAAPPLLPHLWKSVLLSGILSLVLGILVLVWPGISILVAAIFFGAFLLVSGISQVFHAFTLHVSAGSRALLFISGAAALVLAVLCFRSIANSILLLAIWIGVGFIFRGVATAASAISDPDTPGRGWEIFVGVISLIAGIVVLASPFPSLATLTLVVGIWLVVIGVFEIVSSFGIRKASNNLRERITGAA; this comes from the coding sequence CTGTGTCACACTGCGGCCATGACAACTACCTCTGCGCCTACCGCCGCGCCGCCGCTGCTACCACACCTGTGGAAGTCTGTGCTGCTGTCCGGAATCCTGTCGCTGGTTCTGGGCATCCTGGTTCTGGTCTGGCCGGGCATCTCGATCCTCGTCGCCGCGATCTTCTTCGGCGCCTTCCTGTTGGTGAGCGGCATCAGCCAGGTGTTCCACGCCTTCACGCTGCACGTGTCGGCCGGCAGCCGCGCGCTGCTGTTCATCAGTGGCGCGGCCGCCCTGGTGTTGGCGGTGCTGTGCTTCCGCAGCATCGCGAACTCGATCCTGCTGCTGGCCATCTGGATCGGCGTGGGCTTCATCTTCCGCGGTGTCGCCACAGCCGCCTCGGCGATCAGCGACCCCGACACCCCGGGCCGTGGCTGGGAGATCTTCGTCGGCGTCATCAGCCTGATCGCCGGCATCGTCGTCCTGGCCTCGCCGTTCCCGTCGTTGGCCACCCTCACCCTGGTCGTCGGCATCTGGCTGGTCGTGATCGGCGTGTTCGAGATCGTGTCCTCCTTCGGGATCCGCAAGGCCTCGAACAACCTCCGGGAGCGGATCACCGGAGCAGCCTGA
- the cydD gene encoding thiol reductant ABC exporter subunit CydD, with product MRPFLVASVACGTVVAGCAIGAAVILGHLVAGVITDPATRTIGHWRWELALLVTLWALRTTAHWLQGRLGQRGASAVIGDLGGQVLSAVTALPPADQQARRDAAATLVTTGLDKLRPYFTAYLPALFLAVVLTPASIAVIAFYDLQSAVIVVIALPLIPVFMVLIGLATAERSAAALTAMSTLQARLMDLIAGIPTLRALGRADGPVDRIAKLGAAHRRSALATLRIAFLSSLVLELIATLGVALVAVSIGLRLVFGEMTLAAGLTVLLLAPDVFWPLRRVGVEFHAAQDGKTAADNAFALIEQSTTPPRGIRTVTTNAVTIALEDVSVAGRDGLAPARLSGRCEPGQVTVLTGPNGTGKSTTLQLIAGLVTPASGRVTVEGVDVADLDLTSWWRQLVWLAQRPVVIPGTVAANLALFGELADVESACCSSGFDEVIAALPNGMDTVLGRAGTGLSLGQRQRLGLARALASPARVLLLDEPTAHLDQATEAAVLEAIAARAADGATVVMVAHHDSAVAIADRVITMQADRHARL from the coding sequence GTGCGCCCCTTCCTGGTCGCCAGCGTCGCGTGCGGGACCGTCGTCGCGGGCTGCGCGATCGGCGCCGCCGTGATCCTGGGTCACCTGGTGGCCGGTGTCATCACCGATCCGGCCACCCGCACCATCGGGCACTGGCGTTGGGAACTGGCACTTCTGGTCACGCTGTGGGCGCTCCGCACCACCGCCCACTGGCTGCAGGGCAGGCTCGGTCAGCGCGGCGCCAGCGCGGTGATCGGCGACCTGGGCGGCCAGGTACTGAGCGCGGTGACCGCCCTGCCGCCTGCCGACCAACAGGCCCGGCGTGACGCGGCCGCGACCCTGGTGACCACCGGGCTGGACAAGCTGCGGCCCTACTTCACCGCCTACCTGCCCGCACTGTTCCTCGCGGTCGTCCTGACCCCGGCCAGCATCGCGGTCATCGCCTTCTACGACCTGCAGTCGGCCGTGATCGTCGTGATCGCCCTGCCGCTGATCCCGGTCTTCATGGTGCTCATCGGACTGGCCACCGCCGAACGCTCGGCGGCGGCGCTGACCGCGATGAGCACCCTGCAGGCCCGGCTGATGGACCTCATCGCCGGCATCCCGACCCTGCGGGCGCTCGGCAGGGCCGACGGGCCGGTCGACCGCATCGCGAAACTGGGCGCCGCTCATCGGCGTTCGGCACTTGCGACCCTGCGGATCGCCTTCCTGTCGTCGTTGGTTCTCGAGCTCATCGCGACGTTGGGTGTCGCCCTGGTCGCCGTGAGCATCGGGTTGCGGCTGGTGTTCGGTGAGATGACGTTGGCCGCCGGCCTGACGGTTCTGCTGCTGGCGCCCGACGTATTCTGGCCGCTGCGCCGGGTCGGAGTGGAGTTCCACGCAGCACAGGACGGAAAGACCGCCGCCGACAACGCCTTCGCGCTGATCGAGCAGAGCACGACACCGCCGCGCGGTATCCGCACGGTGACCACGAACGCCGTCACCATCGCACTCGAGGACGTCTCGGTGGCCGGACGCGACGGGTTGGCACCGGCACGACTGTCCGGCCGCTGCGAGCCGGGACAGGTCACCGTGTTGACCGGACCCAACGGCACGGGCAAGAGCACCACCTTGCAGCTCATCGCCGGTCTGGTCACGCCGGCGTCCGGACGAGTCACCGTCGAGGGTGTCGACGTCGCCGACCTCGACCTCACATCGTGGTGGCGGCAACTCGTCTGGCTGGCACAGCGGCCGGTCGTCATCCCCGGCACCGTGGCAGCCAACCTGGCCCTGTTCGGCGAGCTTGCCGACGTCGAATCCGCTTGTTGCTCATCCGGTTTCGACGAGGTCATCGCCGCGTTGCCGAACGGCATGGACACCGTGCTGGGGCGGGCCGGGACCGGCCTGTCTCTGGGGCAACGGCAGCGCCTCGGCCTGGCCCGGGCACTCGCGTCACCGGCTCGGGTCCTGTTGCTCGACGAACCCACCGCACACCTGGATCAGGCCACCGAGGCGGCGGTGCTGGAGGCCATCGCCGCCCGGGCCGCTGACGGAGCGACGGTGGTGATGGTCGCGCACCACGACAGCGCGGTCGCGATCGCCGATCGCGTGATCACCATGCAGGCGGACCGCCATGCCCGGCTCTGA